A window from Lytechinus pictus isolate F3 Inbred chromosome 9, Lp3.0, whole genome shotgun sequence encodes these proteins:
- the LOC129267550 gene encoding tripartite motif-containing protein 2-like, which yields MAEALKTVISQSTECPVCLSTFIDPKILSCSHTFCKTCLDNLLKCHGNCQIRCPVCRAVTQVPNQDVGKLQVNLALKSLIDDMEGQPQICTNCKSNNKPHADVYCQDCGKYLCTSCLNTHSQWGDFIGHNVIAMSEISSGKVSVRRYRKCRKHPKEDECCFCSTCRRFTCFRCGVMEHKDEGHQVVEVATYEDKHMEGIEDLKSKVEKKQSSFQKYIEFIDEQSKSVDNAKKQCTSDINKAYYDAVRQLSEKKESLLREVKETTEGVAKELKSMKTTAQKHINQLTTLAEMVINKTKIPLDMDTLATHDTLCEELREVCDQEDPDYKQPKKSGIKGKSVNFERNVGVNELGLGEIVNVVEKNVALPTKKNSMNAMVGTPDGRMAVGCDTGGISIFSSDGKLQHTVLKDVKIDGVGFLSDGRCVVTDNSNDITLYTPEYTKLNVMFKTLSRDEGGFSDLTVDGDDLIYVSYWKAMKILVFSTAGWQAIREIPCNGYEPLQITSYRGSLITTSVDTIRFIDKQGVIQHELKKLGSHLYAAVSQCNTILVAKVELDEDLVSIDEYAYELRHIRNLVNDYAIEKSGIYWCYLQQYRSGEIAFCTRDNLYIFR from the exons ATGGCTGAAGCATTAAAGACTGTCATCTCCCAGAGTACAGAGTGTCCAGTTTGTCTTTCTACATTCATCGATCCCAAGATCCTGTCTTGTTCTCACACTTTCTGCAAGACTTGCCTGGACAACCTCTTAAAGTGCCACGGTAACTGtcagattcgatgccctgtctGCAGAGCTGTCACGCAGGTCCCAAACCAAGATGTCGGCAAACTACAGGTAAATCTTGCGTTGAAGAGTCTGATAGATGACATGGAGGGCCAACCTCAGATTTGCACAAATTGTAAATCCAATAACAAGCCCCATGCTGATGTCTACTGCCAAGACTGTGGCAAGTATCTCTGCACCTCTTGTCTTAATACGCACTCTCAATGGGGAGACTTTATCGGCCATAACGTCATTGCCATGAGTGAGATCTCGTCAGGCAAGGTGTCTGTACGTAGATACCGCAAATGCAGGAAACACCCGAAAGAAGATGAATGTTGCTTCTGTTCCACCTGCAGGAGATTCACATGCTTCAGATGCGGTGTGATGGAACATAAAGACGAGGGACACCAGGTTGTCGAGGTAGCTACCTATGAGGACAAACACATGGAGGGTATCGAAGACCTGAAATCAAAGGTGGAGAAGAAACAATCATCCTTTCAGAAGTACATTGAGTTCATAGATGAACAGAGCAAGAGTGTTGACAATGCCAAGAAACAGTGTACAAGTGACATCAACAAAGCATATTATGATGCAGTCCGGCAGTTGTCAGAGAAGAAAGAAAGCCTGCTAAGAGAAGTCAAGGAAACCACCGAAGGAGTAGCGAAAGAACTGAAAAGCATGAAGACCACGGCTCAGAAGCACATCAATCAGTTGACGACTTTGGCTGAAATGGTGATTAACAAAACAAAGATACCGTTAGATATGGATACTTTGGCTACACACGACACTCTGTGTGAAGAGTTACGAGAGGTATGTGATCAAGAGGATCCTGACTACAAGCAGCCGAAGAAATCGGGCATAAAGGGGAAAAGTGTCAATTTTGAGAGAAATGTTGGAGTGAATGAGCTAGGCCTTGGAGAGATTGTTAATGTAGTTGAAAAGAACGTCGCCTTGCCCACAAAAAAG AATAGCATGAATGCAATGGTTGGTACACCAGACGGTAGGATGGCAGTAGGATGTGATACAGGTGGCATCTCTATCTTCTCTTCTGATGGTAAGCTTCAGCATACAGTTCTGAAGGATGTTAAGATTGATGGGGTAGGGTTCCTCTCTGATGGTCGATGTGTTGTGACTGACAATTCTAACGATATCACACTGTACACGCCAGAGTACACAAAGTTGAATGTAATGTTTAAGACTCTAAGTCGAGATGAAGGTGGGTTTTCTGATCTCACTGTTGATGGTGATGACCTGATCTATGTGAGCTACTGGAAAGCCATGAAGATCTTGGTATTTTCAACGGCAGGTTGGCAAGCAATTAGGGAGATACCATGCAACGGGTATGAACCTCTGCAAATCACTAGTTACCGTGGTTCTCTTATCACTACATCAGTTGATACTATCAGATTTATAGACAAACAGGGTGTTATACAACATGAATTAAAGAAACTGGGTAGCCACCTTTACGCTGCTGTATCTCAATGTAATACAATCCTGGTAGCCAAGGTGGAGCTTGATGAAGATTTGGTGAGCATTGACGAGTATGCATATGAACTAAGACACATTCGAAACCTTGTTAATGATTACGCGATTGAGAAGTCGGGGATATATTGGTGTTACCTCCAGCAGTACCGATCAGGGGAGATCGCCTTCTGCACTCGGGATAACCTCTATATATTCCGCTAA
- the LOC135155528 gene encoding uncharacterized protein LOC135155528, which yields MAEALKTVISQSTECPVCRSTFTDPKILSCSHTFCKTCLDNLLEYHGNSQIRCPVCRAVTQVPNKDVGRLQVNLALKSLIEDMKGHHQICTNCKSNDKPHADVYCQDCDTYLCTFCLIKHSQWEGFIDHEVIDMSEISSGKVSVRRYRKCRKHPKEDEECFCSTCKKGKGVFKRIIGNNELGLSEIFYIMITIIVSFCIAQTALQHNIVVLPTCYVDNVKNVALPAKNNMNVMVSTPDGRMAVGYHSGGISIFSSDGKLQQTVLNDVKIDGVGFLSDGRCVVIDISNIITLYTTEYTQLNVMFKTLSRKKGWFPHLTVKGDDQIYVSYMIPMKIQIFSTAGGQAVREIPCNGYRPYQITSYLGSLITSSRDTIRLIDKQGAVQHELTEPDSYPFAAVSQWNTILIAKVKHCRGLLSIDEYTYELRHIRNLVNDYKIEKSERVWYYLEQYRSGKIAFCTPDRLYIFRCK from the coding sequence ATGGCTGAAGCATTAAAGACTGTCATCTCCCAGAGTACAGAGTGTCCAGTGTGTCGTTCTACATTCACCGATCCCAAGATCCTGTCATGTTCTCACACTTTCTGCAAGACTTGTCTGGACAACCTTTTAGAGTACCACGGTAACTCCCAGATCCGATGCCCTGTCTGCAGAGCTGTAACCCAGGTCCCAAACAAAGATGTCGGCAGACTACAGGTAAATCTTGCTTTGAAGAGTCTGATAGAGGATATGAAGGGCCATCATCAGATTTGCACAAATTGTAAATCCAATGACAAGCCCCATGCTGATGTCTACTGTCAAGATTGTGACACGTATCTCTGCACCTTTTGTCTTATTAAGCACTCTCAATGGGAAGGCTTTATCGATCATGAAGTCATTGACATGAGTGAGATCTCGTCAGGCAAGGTGTCTGTACGTAGATACCGCAAATGCAGGAAACACCCGAAAGAAGATGAGGAGTGCTTCTGTTCAACCTGCAAGAAGGGGAAAGGTGTGTTTAAGAGAATCATTGGAAATAATGAGCTAGGCCTTAGTGagattttttatataatgataacaataatagttaGTTTTTGTATAGCTCAAACCGCTCTACAGCATAATATTGTCGTTTTGCCTACTTGTTATGTTGATAATGTAAAAAACGTTGCTTTACCAGCTAAAAATAACATGAATGTCATGGTTAGTACACCAGATGGAAGGATGGCAGTAGGATATCACTCCGGTGGCATCTCCATCTTCTCTTCTGATGGTAAGCTGCAGCAAACTGTTCTGAACGATGTTAAGATTGATGGGGTAGGGTTCCTCTCTGATGGTCGATGTGTTGTGATTGATATTTCAAACATCATCACACTGTACACAACAGAGTACACACAATTGAATGTAATGTTTAAGACTCTAAGTCGAAAAAAAGGTTGGTTTCCTCATCTCACTGTTAAAGGTGATGATCAGATCTATGTGAGCTACATGATACCCATGAAGATCCAGATATTTTCAACAGCAGGTGGGCAAGCAGTCAGGGAGATACCATGCAACGGGTACAGACCATATCAAATCACTAGTTACCTTGGTTCTCTGATCACTTCATCAAGGGATACCATCAGATTGATAGACAAACAGGGTGCTGTACAACATGAATTAACGGAACCGGATAGCTACCCTTTCGCTGCTGTATCTCAATGGAATACAATCCTGATAGCCAAGGTGAAGCATTGTAGAGGTTTGTTGAGCATTGACGAGTATACATATGAACTAAGACATATCCGAAACCTTGTTAATGATTACAAGATTGAGAAGTCTGAGAGAGTTTGGTATTATCTCGAGCAGTACCGATCAGGAAAGATCGCATTCTGCACTCCGGATAGACTCTATATATTCCGCTGTAAATAA
- the LOC135155529 gene encoding uncharacterized protein LOC135155529 — protein MAEALKTVISQSTECPVCRSTFTDPKILSCSHTFCKTCLDNLLEYHGNSQIRCPVCRAVTQVPNKDVGRLQVNLALKSLIEDMKGHHQICTNCKSNDKPHANVYCQDCDTYLCTFCLIKHSQWEGFIDHEVIAMSEISSGKVSVRRYRKCRKHPKEDEGKGVFKRNIRNNELGLGKVANVVGKDELGLGKIIYVMIIIIVSFCIAQIALQHNIVVGLGKIFNVDRVEENVVLPTYNIANVKSVALPAKNSMNAMVSTPDGRMAVGYHSGGISIFSSDGKLQQTVLKDVNVRGLGFLSNGRCVVIDFSNSITLYTPEYTKMNVMFKILSKDEVGILTVDGDDQIYMTYWKVMKIQVFSTAGGQAIREIPCNGYSPHQITSYDGFLITSSIDTIRLINKQGAVQHELKKPGSPLFAAVSQWDTILMAKVEEDEGLVSIDEYTNELRHIRNLVNDFKIEKPERVWYYLQQYRSGEIAFCTPDRLYIFKQK, from the coding sequence ATGGCTGAAGCATTAAAGACTGTCATCTCCCAGAGTACAGAGTGTCCAGTGTGTCGTTCTACATTCACCGATCCCAAGATCCTGTCATGTTCTCACACTTTCTGCAAGACTTGTCTGGACAACCTTTTAGAGTACCACGGTAACTCCCAGATCCGATGCCCTGTCTGTAGAGCTGTAACCCAGGTCCCAAACAAAGATGTCGGCAGACTACAGGTAAATCTTGCTTTGAAGAGTCTAATAGAGGATATGAAGGGCCATCATCAGATTTGCACAAATTGTAAATCCAATGACAAGCCCCATGCTAATGTCTACTGTCAAGATTGTGACACGTATCTCTGCACCTTTTGTCTTATTAAGCACTCTCAATGGGAAGGCTTTATCGATCATGAAGTTATTGCCATGAGTGAGATCTCGTCAGGCAAGGTGTCTGTACGTAGATACCGCAAATGCAGGAAACACCCGAAAGAAGATGAGGGAAAAGGTGTATTTAAGAGAAACATTAGAAATAATGAGCTAGGCCTTGGTAAGGTTGCTAATGTAGTTGGAAAAGATGAGCTAGGCCTTGGTAAGATTATTTatgtaatgattataataatagttAGTTTTTGTATAGCTCAAATCGCTCTTCAGCATAATATTGTAGTTGGCCTTGGTAAGATTTTTAATGTAGACCGAGTTGAAGAGAACGTCGTTTTGCCTACTTATAACATTGCTAATGTAAAGAGCGTTGCTTTGCCAGCTAAGAATAGCATGAATGCTATGGTTAGTACACCAGACGGTAGGATGGCAGTAGGATATCACTCCGGTGGCATCTCCATCTTCTCTTCTGATGGTAAGCTTCAGCAGACAGTTCTTAAGGATGTTAACGTTCGTGGATTAGGGTTCCTCTCTAATGGTCGATGTGTTGTGATTGATTTTTCAAACAGCATCACACTGTACACACCAGAGTACACAAAGATGAATGTAATGTTTAAGATTCTGAGTAAAGATGAAGTTGGGATTCTCactgttgatggtgatgatcagaTCTACATGACCTACTGGAAAGTCATGAAGATCCAGGTATTTTCAACAGCAGGAGGGCAAGCAATCAGGGAGATACCATGCAACGGGTATTCACCACATCAAATCACTAGTTACGATGGTTTTCTGATCACTTCATCAATTGATACTATCAGATTAATAAACAAACAGGGTGCTGTACAACATGAATTAAAGAAACCGGGTAGTCCCCTTTTCGCTGCTGTATCTCAGTGGGATACAATCCTGATGGCCAAGGTGGAGGAGGATGAAGGTTTGGTGAGCATTGACGAGTATACAAATGAACTAAGACATATCCGAAACCTAGTAAATGACTTCAAGATTGAGAAGCCTGAGAGAGTTTGGTATTACCTCCAGCAGTACCGATCAGGAGAGATCGCCTTCTGCACTCCGGATAGACTCtatatattcaaacaaaaataa